The Actinomadura sp. WMMB 499 genome includes a window with the following:
- a CDS encoding ABC transporter permease, producing the protein MTTCAQPPAARDRPSGGLAFDGTSGWRAPGAAAQTRILTARSLKSLLLDRRLLLVGLIEPLMMLTAFGQVFSGIVHAPGFPAGVRYVDFLLPALFLTTALQSGLQAGMGLVDDAREGMSARLRTMPVWPGSVLVARSLAGLTRVVLRLLFLLTLAYGAFGYRPAGGPVGTLAAVALALVIGWSLGWVFIALACWVDNAETLHAVAGAVMFPLMFASSAFVPVDGLPPWLGWIARLNPLTYGIDAARDLTLTGTAAAGTLVAVPTALAIAALTVPVAVKGFSRQG; encoded by the coding sequence ATGACGACCTGTGCGCAGCCTCCAGCGGCCCGCGACCGTCCGTCCGGCGGGCTCGCCTTCGACGGCACGTCCGGCTGGCGCGCCCCCGGTGCCGCCGCGCAGACTCGCATCCTCACCGCGCGCTCCCTGAAGAGCCTTCTCCTCGATCGCCGGCTGCTGCTCGTCGGCCTGATCGAGCCGCTGATGATGCTCACCGCCTTCGGGCAGGTCTTCTCCGGCATCGTCCATGCCCCGGGCTTCCCGGCGGGCGTCCGGTACGTCGACTTCCTGCTCCCGGCGCTCTTCCTCACCACGGCGCTGCAGAGCGGGCTTCAGGCCGGGATGGGGCTCGTGGACGACGCCCGCGAGGGCATGTCCGCCCGGTTGCGGACCATGCCGGTGTGGCCGGGCTCGGTCCTGGTGGCCCGCAGCCTGGCCGGGCTGACACGGGTCGTCCTGCGGCTGCTGTTCCTGCTGACGCTCGCGTACGGCGCCTTCGGCTACCGCCCGGCGGGCGGCCCCGTCGGCACGCTGGCCGCGGTCGCCCTCGCGCTGGTGATCGGCTGGAGCCTGGGCTGGGTGTTCATCGCGCTGGCATGCTGGGTCGACAACGCCGAGACGCTCCACGCCGTCGCGGGCGCGGTGATGTTCCCGCTGATGTTCGCCTCCAGCGCGTTCGTCCCGGTGGACGGCCTGCCGCCCTGGCTGGGGTGGATCGCGCGCCTCAACCCCCTCACCTACGGCATCGACGCCGCACGCGACCTGACGCTCACCGGCACCGCCGCCGCGGGCACGCTGGTCGCCGTCCCGACGGCCCTCGCCATCGCGGCACTGACCGTCCCGGTCGCCGTCAAGGGCTTCAGCCGACAGGGATGA